The following proteins are co-located in the Thermus hydrothermalis genome:
- a CDS encoding TldD/PmbA family protein → MTLEEAKRYLLRRAKELGLEAELLFLEDRELSLRAREGALEEIKEARQGGLGLRVLAQGRVGYAYTEDLSPKALDWALEEARENALLGGRPAHLPPGRPLGEHDLLGEGLSAPLEAKKEAALALDAALRQDPRTKALAFAAYSERERRLSLASTLGAEGGYRTGLAALMASFVLAEGDSLKQGFDLAPSKEFHALDPGRTALDFRERTARLLHAKPLRTGRYRAYLEPKAMASLLAVLAQALSGKNALEGKSRLLGRLGERVASPLVTLLDDPTLPQGLASRPFDAEGTPARPVALMEEGVFRTFLHNTETARALGQENTGHAHRGYRSALDVAPSNLYLKPLGNLALEEGVLVTEFMGLHAGANPITLDFSLQALGLWVEEGKPQYAVENFAVSGNLLELLQGIEALGAALEWLPMGPSAFGSPLVAVAELSFAGA, encoded by the coding sequence ATGACCCTGGAAGAGGCGAAGCGGTACCTGCTCCGGCGGGCCAAGGAGCTCGGCCTCGAGGCGGAACTCCTTTTCCTGGAGGACAGGGAGCTTTCCCTGCGGGCCCGGGAAGGCGCCTTGGAGGAGATCAAGGAGGCGCGGCAAGGGGGCTTGGGCCTGAGGGTCCTGGCCCAAGGCCGGGTGGGGTACGCCTACACGGAGGACCTCTCCCCAAAGGCCTTGGACTGGGCCCTGGAGGAGGCCCGGGAAAACGCCCTCCTCGGGGGAAGACCCGCCCACCTGCCCCCGGGGAGGCCCCTGGGGGAGCACGACCTTTTGGGAGAGGGGCTTTCCGCCCCCTTGGAGGCCAAAAAGGAGGCCGCCTTGGCCCTGGACGCCGCCCTCCGCCAAGACCCCCGCACGAAAGCCCTCGCCTTCGCCGCCTACAGCGAGCGGGAACGCCGCCTCAGCCTGGCCAGCACCTTGGGGGCGGAAGGGGGCTACCGCACGGGCCTTGCCGCCCTCATGGCGAGCTTCGTCCTGGCCGAAGGGGATAGCCTCAAGCAGGGCTTTGACCTCGCCCCCAGCAAGGAGTTCCACGCCCTGGACCCCGGGCGCACCGCCTTGGACTTCCGGGAAAGGACCGCCCGCCTCCTCCACGCCAAACCCTTGAGGACGGGCCGCTACCGGGCTTACCTGGAGCCCAAGGCCATGGCGAGCCTCCTGGCGGTCTTGGCCCAGGCCCTTTCCGGAAAGAACGCCCTGGAAGGGAAAAGCCGCCTCTTGGGGCGCCTAGGGGAAAGGGTGGCAAGCCCCCTCGTCACCCTCCTGGACGACCCCACCCTGCCCCAGGGCCTCGCCTCCCGCCCCTTTGACGCCGAGGGCACCCCGGCCAGGCCCGTGGCCCTCATGGAGGAGGGGGTCTTCCGCACCTTCCTCCACAACACGGAAACCGCCCGGGCCCTGGGTCAGGAGAACACCGGCCACGCCCACCGGGGCTACCGCTCCGCCCTGGACGTGGCCCCGAGCAACCTCTACCTCAAGCCCCTGGGGAACCTGGCCCTCGAGGAGGGCGTCCTGGTCACGGAGTTCATGGGCCTCCACGCCGGGGCCAACCCCATCACCCTGGACTTCTCCCTCCAGGCCCTGGGGCTTTGGGTGGAGGAAGGGAAGCCCCAGTACGCCGTGGAGAACTTCGCCGTAAGCGGCAACCTCCTGGAGCTTTTGCAAGGGATAGAGGCCTTAGGGGCAGCGCTGGAGTGGCTTCCCATGGGGCCAAGCGCCTTTGGTAGCCCCCTGGTGGCCGTGGCCGAGCTCTCCTTCGCCGGGGCATGA